One Mytilus trossulus isolate FHL-02 chromosome 5, PNRI_Mtr1.1.1.hap1, whole genome shotgun sequence DNA segment encodes these proteins:
- the LOC134718415 gene encoding homeobox protein ESX1-like encodes MLFPVPTGNMLFPVPTGNMLFPVPSGNMLFPVPTGNMLFPVPTGNMLFPVPSGNMLFPVPTGNMLFPVPTGNMLFPVPTGNMLFPVPSGNMLFPVPTGNMLFPVPTGNMLFPVPSGNMLFPVPTGNMLFPVPTCTKPVEIQDVL; translated from the coding sequence ATGTTGTTTCCAGTACCTACTGGTAATATGTTGTTTCCAGTACCTACTGGTAATATGTTGTTTCCAGTACCTAGTGGTAATATGTTGTTTCCAGTACCTACTGGTAATATGTTGTTTCCAGTACCTACTGGTAATATGTTGTTTCCAGTTCCTAGTGGTAATATGTTGTTTCCAGTACCTACTGGTAATATGTTGTTTCCAGTACCTACTGGTAATATGTTGTTTCCAGTACCTACTGGTAATATGTTGTTTCCAGTACCTAGTGGTAATATGTTGTTTCCAGTACCTACTGGTAATATGTTGTTTCCAGTACCTACTGGTAATATGTTGTTTCCAGTACCTAGTGGTAATATGTTGTTTCCAGTACCTACTGGTAATATGTTGTTTCCAGTACCTACCTGTACAAAACCAGTCGAAATCCAGGATGTTCTGTGA